A single genomic interval of Streptomyces graminofaciens harbors:
- a CDS encoding phage holin family protein, whose amino-acid sequence MMNFLVKTIANAGALAVAVWVLDKITLTGDSTGKKVGTLLLVALVFGLVNAVVKPLVNLLTLPLFILTLGLFTLIVNALMLLLTSWLADKLDLSFHVDGFWTAVLGALIISIVSWALHLVLPDGD is encoded by the coding sequence ATGATGAATTTCCTAGTCAAGACGATAGCCAACGCGGGCGCCCTGGCGGTCGCCGTATGGGTGCTGGACAAGATCACGCTCACCGGGGACAGCACGGGCAAGAAGGTCGGCACACTACTGCTGGTCGCGCTCGTATTCGGCCTGGTGAACGCCGTGGTCAAGCCGCTCGTGAACCTGCTGACCCTGCCGCTGTTCATCTTGACGCTCGGCCTTTTCACCTTGATCGTGAACGCCCTGATGCTGCTGCTCACCTCGTGGCTGGCCGACAAGCTCGACCTCAGCTTCCACGTGGACGGCTTCTGGACGGCCGTACTCGGCGCCCTGATCATCTCGATCGTCTCCTGGGCGCTCCACCTCGTCCTGCCCGACGGTGACTGA
- a CDS encoding cystathionine gamma-lyase: MSAEDIVPDLGDGTRAVRAGLPDPVKHEPTLPGPVFAAHYHLPGDPTGPYTYGRDENPTWTLLERAIGELEAPGRDDVETLVFPSGMAAISAVLFSQLSAGDIAVLPNDGYQALPLVHEQLRSYGIEVRTAPTADNAQLDLLDGARLLWLETPSNPGLDVCDVRRLSEAARARGCLVAVDNTLATPLGQRPLELGADFSVASGTKQLTGHGDVLLGYVVSRDASLMAGVRRWRKIVGAIPGPMEAWLAHRSLATLHLRADRQNANALAVAEALRGRREVTGLRYPGLPDDPSHKIAAQQMRRYGCVVSFTLPTRARADRFLDALRLVDDATSFGGVRSTAERRGRWGGDAVPEGFIRFSAGAEDTDDLVADVLRALDVATD; encoded by the coding sequence ATGAGCGCGGAGGACATCGTTCCGGACCTCGGTGACGGCACGCGCGCGGTGCGGGCCGGGCTACCCGACCCCGTGAAGCACGAGCCGACCCTCCCGGGCCCGGTCTTCGCCGCCCACTACCATCTGCCGGGCGACCCCACGGGCCCGTACACCTACGGCCGCGACGAGAACCCCACCTGGACCCTCCTGGAGCGCGCCATCGGCGAGCTGGAGGCGCCGGGGCGGGACGACGTCGAGACGCTCGTCTTCCCCTCCGGGATGGCCGCCATCTCCGCCGTGCTCTTCTCCCAGCTGAGCGCCGGAGACATCGCGGTCCTGCCGAACGACGGCTACCAGGCACTGCCCCTGGTCCATGAGCAGCTGCGCTCGTACGGCATCGAGGTGCGCACCGCCCCGACCGCCGACAACGCCCAGCTCGACCTCCTCGACGGCGCGAGGCTGCTCTGGCTGGAGACCCCGTCCAACCCTGGTCTGGACGTGTGCGACGTGCGGCGGCTCAGTGAGGCGGCACGCGCGCGTGGCTGTCTCGTCGCGGTCGACAACACACTGGCGACCCCGCTCGGGCAGCGGCCGCTGGAGCTGGGCGCCGACTTCTCCGTGGCCAGCGGCACCAAGCAGCTCACCGGGCACGGAGATGTGCTGCTCGGATACGTCGTGTCGCGCGATGCCTCGCTGATGGCCGGTGTACGGCGCTGGCGCAAGATCGTCGGGGCGATCCCGGGCCCGATGGAGGCCTGGCTCGCACACCGCTCCCTCGCCACGCTCCATCTGCGCGCCGACCGGCAGAACGCCAACGCCCTGGCCGTTGCGGAGGCGTTGAGGGGGCGGCGCGAGGTCACCGGGCTGCGTTATCCGGGGCTCCCCGACGATCCCTCGCACAAGATCGCCGCGCAGCAGATGCGGCGCTACGGCTGTGTGGTCTCTTTCACACTGCCCACGCGCGCGCGTGCCGACCGTTTTCTCGACGCGCTCCGCCTCGTGGACGACGCCACGAGCTTCGGCGGGGTCCGGTCGACGGCCGAGCGGCGCGGCCGGTGGGGTGGTGACGCCGTTCCGGAAGGTTTCATCCGCTTCTCCGCCGGCGCGGAGGACACCGACGATCTGGTGGCGGACGTGCTGCGTGCGCTCGATGTGGCTACCGACTAG
- a CDS encoding NUDIX domain-containing protein: MTVRPVVKRTARAILLDGDALILIKRTKPGMDPYWVTPGGGVEQEDPTVVDALHREVHEELGAKITDVVPCFVDTVEHIGEDGGATGVKVQHFFVCRLESMDPSKRHGPEVDDPLGEYEIVRVPFTRVGIASVHLVPLSLRHYLDGNIEGVRAMHAPDLG, encoded by the coding sequence ATGACCGTACGACCCGTGGTCAAGCGCACCGCCCGCGCCATCCTGCTCGATGGTGACGCCCTGATCCTCATCAAGCGGACCAAGCCCGGCATGGATCCCTACTGGGTCACACCGGGCGGCGGAGTCGAGCAGGAGGACCCGACCGTCGTCGACGCGCTCCACCGCGAAGTGCACGAGGAACTCGGCGCCAAGATCACCGATGTGGTGCCTTGTTTCGTCGACACCGTCGAGCACATCGGCGAGGACGGCGGCGCGACCGGCGTGAAGGTCCAGCACTTCTTCGTCTGCCGCCTGGAATCCATGGACCCGTCCAAGCGGCACGGCCCCGAGGTGGACGACCCGCTCGGCGAGTACGAGATCGTGCGCGTCCCCTTCACCCGGGTGGGCATCGCGTCCGTCCATCTCGTGCCGCTGTCCCTGCGGCACTATCTCGACGGGAACATCGAGGGTGTACGAGCGATGCACGCACCCGACCTGGGCTGA
- a CDS encoding low molecular weight protein-tyrosine-phosphatase — protein MIYRVCFVCTGNICRSPMAEAVFRARIEEAGLDGTVEVDSAGTGGWHEGDGADPRTVSVLESNGYDSHHAARQFQVSWFSRLDLVIALDTGHLKALRRLAPTTEDAEKVRLLRSYDPAADDDLDVPDPYYGGMDGFEECLELVEAASPGLLAAVREQVEGPAA, from the coding sequence ATGATTTACCGCGTCTGCTTCGTCTGTACCGGCAACATCTGCCGTTCCCCGATGGCCGAGGCCGTTTTCCGCGCACGTATAGAGGAGGCCGGCCTCGACGGCACGGTCGAGGTCGACAGCGCGGGCACCGGCGGCTGGCACGAGGGTGACGGTGCCGATCCCCGCACGGTCTCCGTCCTGGAGTCGAACGGCTACGACAGCCATCACGCCGCGCGGCAGTTCCAGGTCTCCTGGTTCTCCCGCCTCGACCTCGTCATCGCCCTCGACACCGGCCATCTCAAGGCCTTGCGCCGGCTCGCGCCCACCACGGAGGACGCCGAGAAAGTACGGCTTCTGCGCTCCTACGACCCTGCCGCGGACGACGACCTCGATGTTCCCGACCCGTACTACGGAGGCATGGACGGCTTCGAGGAGTGCCTCGAACTGGTGGAGGCGGCGAGCCCCGGGCTGCTCGCCGCCGTACGCGAGCAGGTGGAGGGACCGGCGGCATGA
- a CDS encoding globin domain-containing protein — translation MDAPTTTSAGNGTSGDSDGGGWFTPRTQPPSSGGDQEPEGNRLAAMRPVRRSQELHSGPEQERNGSPRERIPAFDAPPAAAAPRPAAVPPPVAAPHPQQGEARDPQGPEDSVFETGAPVQPAARTPEASPDAVLIRRTMAEIGPVADKVTSYFYALLFVQHPELRSLFPAAMDTQRDRLLKALLTAAEHIDNAPVLVDYLQNLGRGHRKYGTQAEHYPAVGECLIGALSRYADGIWDDETEAAWVRAYTTISQVMIDAAAADELHSPPWWLAEIVSHELRTAEIAVVTVRPNQPYPFLAGQYTSLETPWWPRIWRHYSFASAPRSDGLLSFHVKAIPAGWVSNALVHRARPGDVIRLGPPAGTMTVDHSTDSGLLCLGGGTGIAPIKAMIEDVSERGVRRPVEVFYGARTDHDLYDIDTLLRLKQSNPWLEVRPVVDRDGLLQLPDAIRQYGPWHEYDAYISGPPGMIRSGVNALKGVGVPLRRIRHDSVEELVAAGD, via the coding sequence ATGGACGCTCCGACCACCACGTCGGCCGGCAACGGCACTTCGGGGGACAGCGACGGAGGCGGCTGGTTCACACCGCGCACGCAGCCGCCATCCTCCGGCGGAGACCAGGAGCCCGAGGGGAACCGTCTCGCCGCGATGCGGCCCGTGCGCCGCTCCCAGGAGCTCCACAGCGGCCCGGAACAGGAGCGGAACGGCTCCCCACGGGAACGAATACCGGCGTTCGACGCACCGCCTGCCGCCGCGGCACCACGCCCTGCCGCTGTACCGCCACCCGTCGCGGCACCCCACCCCCAGCAGGGTGAGGCTCGTGACCCACAGGGCCCCGAGGACTCCGTCTTCGAGACAGGGGCCCCCGTCCAGCCTGCCGCGCGCACCCCGGAGGCCTCCCCCGACGCCGTGCTCATCCGGCGCACCATGGCCGAGATCGGACCCGTCGCCGACAAGGTCACCTCGTACTTCTACGCGCTGCTCTTCGTCCAGCACCCCGAGCTGCGCTCACTGTTCCCCGCGGCGATGGACACTCAGCGGGACCGCCTGCTGAAGGCGCTCCTGACCGCGGCCGAGCACATCGACAACGCCCCGGTCCTGGTCGACTATCTGCAGAACCTCGGCCGGGGCCACCGCAAGTACGGCACCCAGGCCGAGCACTACCCGGCCGTCGGCGAGTGCCTGATCGGCGCGCTGAGCCGCTATGCGGACGGGATCTGGGACGACGAGACCGAGGCGGCCTGGGTCCGGGCGTACACGACGATCTCCCAGGTGATGATCGACGCGGCGGCCGCGGACGAGTTGCACTCCCCACCCTGGTGGCTCGCCGAGATCGTCTCGCACGAGCTCAGAACTGCAGAGATAGCGGTCGTCACCGTCCGTCCGAACCAGCCGTATCCCTTTCTGGCCGGGCAGTACACGAGCCTGGAGACTCCCTGGTGGCCGCGGATCTGGCGGCACTACTCGTTCGCCTCGGCACCCCGCTCGGACGGACTGCTGTCGTTCCATGTGAAGGCGATCCCGGCGGGCTGGGTCTCCAACGCGCTTGTGCACCGTGCCCGGCCTGGTGACGTCATACGCCTCGGTCCGCCGGCAGGCACCATGACCGTCGACCACTCCACCGACAGCGGACTGCTCTGTCTGGGCGGCGGCACCGGTATCGCCCCCATCAAGGCCATGATCGAGGACGTCTCGGAACGCGGAGTGCGTCGCCCGGTCGAGGTTTTCTACGGCGCCCGCACCGACCACGACCTGTACGACATCGACACGTTGCTGCGGCTGAAGCAGAGCAACCCCTGGCTGGAGGTCCGCCCGGTCGTGGACCGGGACGGACTGCTCCAGCTTCCCGACGCCATACGCCAGTACGGGCCGTGGCACGAGTACGACGCGTACATCTCGGGGCCGCCCGGCATGATCCGCAGCGGCGTGAACGCCCTCAAGGGCGTGGGCGTCCCTCTGCGGCGCATACGCCATGACTCGGTGGAGGAACTGGTGGCTGCCGGGGACTGA
- a CDS encoding cupin domain-containing protein: MKAFRLDELEAERAANDGAYLQFLRERNMSVGLYALDAGELDPQNPHKQDEVYFVVSGRASLTVGMETTQVARGSVVYVPAGVAHKFHHITEDLRVMVVFSPPEG; this comes from the coding sequence ATGAAGGCATTCCGGTTGGATGAACTGGAGGCGGAACGCGCCGCCAACGACGGTGCCTACCTGCAGTTCCTGCGCGAGCGGAACATGTCCGTCGGTCTCTACGCCCTCGACGCCGGCGAACTCGACCCGCAGAACCCGCACAAGCAGGACGAGGTGTACTTCGTCGTGAGCGGCCGCGCCTCGCTCACCGTCGGCATGGAGACCACCCAGGTCGCGCGCGGCAGCGTCGTCTACGTGCCCGCCGGAGTCGCCCACAAGTTCCACCACATCACCGAGGATCTGCGGGTCATGGTGGTGTTCTCTCCGCCGGAGGGCTGA